From the Primulina tabacum isolate GXHZ01 chromosome 3, ASM2559414v2, whole genome shotgun sequence genome, one window contains:
- the LOC142538943 gene encoding uncharacterized protein LOC142538943 produces the protein MRWDSPVEPLALNYLSYGFFKAVNKMLAAWVAAVTAAFSFWRIGPSSPPRPEQRGRTKDAASTSLLDRGLEELAVADEPAELVSTHGGTNCISSLETENSTKGKFVLYYRNDDFREGGVEDDDGVAVESEKFRRWSDMDWEGKMKIRMRDMGWYRCQDLAAFNGSVVRLWDDRSRVCATVR, from the coding sequence ATGCGTTGGGATTCTCCGGTTGAGCCGCTAGCCCTGAATTACTTGAGCTACGGCTTCTTCAAGGCGGTCAACAAAATGTTGGCGGCGTGGGTCGCCGCCGTTACGGCCGCCTTCAGCTTCTGGAGGATAGGGCCTTCATCACCTCCGAGGCCAGAGCAACGTGGCCGGACCAAAGATGCTGCATCGACGTCACTGCTCGATAGGGGACTGGAGGAGCTTGCAGTAGCAGACGAGCCTGCTGAATTAGTTTCCACTCATGGTGGGACGAATTGTATCTCGTCTTTGGAGACAGAGAATAGCACGAAAGGGAAGTTTGTTCTGTACTACAGAAACGATGATTTTCGGGAAGGTGGAGTCGAGGATGACGATGGTGTCGCGGTGGAGAGTGAGAAGTTTCGGCGGTGGAGCGACATGGATTGGGAGGGAAAGATGAAGATTAGAATGAGGGACATGGGGTGGTACCGTTGCCAGGATTTGGCAGCGTTCAACGGCAGTGTGGTACGGTTGTGGGATGACCGTAGCCGGGTATGCGCCACCGTTCGATGA